In Serratia sp. FDAARGOS_506, a genomic segment contains:
- the apt gene encoding adenine phosphoribosyltransferase, protein MTATAQQLQFIKDSIKTIPDYPKPGILFRDVTSLLENPLAYAASIELLVERYREAGVTKVVGTEARGFLFGAPVALALGVGFVPVRKPGKLPRATLSESYELEYGTDKLEIHTDAITAGDKVLVVDDLLATGGTIEATTKLIRRLGGEVKDAAFIINLPDLGGEARLNKLGIDCYCLVDFAGH, encoded by the coding sequence ATGACCGCTACTGCGCAGCAGCTTCAGTTTATTAAAGACAGTATCAAAACCATCCCGGATTATCCGAAGCCGGGCATCCTGTTCCGCGACGTGACCAGCCTGCTGGAAAACCCGTTGGCCTACGCCGCCAGCATCGAGCTGCTGGTTGAGCGCTATCGCGAAGCGGGCGTGACCAAGGTGGTGGGTACCGAAGCGCGTGGTTTCCTGTTCGGCGCGCCCGTCGCGTTGGCATTGGGCGTCGGTTTCGTGCCGGTGCGCAAACCGGGCAAACTGCCGCGCGCCACGCTCAGCGAAAGCTATGAGCTGGAGTACGGCACCGACAAGCTGGAAATCCACACCGACGCCATCACCGCGGGTGATAAAGTGCTGGTGGTAGATGATCTGCTGGCGACCGGCGGCACCATCGAAGCGACCACCAAACTGATCCGCCGCCTGGGCGGTGAAGTGAAAGACGCTGCGTTCATCATCAATCTGCCGGATCTGGGCGGGGAAGCGCGTTTGAACAAGCTGGGCATCGACTGCTACTGCCTGGTGGACTTCGCCGGCCATTGA
- the mscK gene encoding mechanosensitive channel MscK, whose amino-acid sequence MHRWLTLPSPAPLTFVGACRRRIAAATLLFLIFACCLPAQAALSGDLPQRSEVQSQLETLNKQKALTPVEKLSQQDLTRTLELLDAIERNRQDAAQLKQQVQQAPAKLSQVTAELDALKRPRDDAAARAALLPLSLRQLESRLYQTLDELQSAQESLSTYNSQLVSLQTQPERVQSTMYAASQRLQEIRSQLSGQTPGQDSLRNSQQVMLNTEQALLNAQLELQRKSLEANTTLQDLLQKQRDYTTAHIDALDRSVQLLQELVNSKRLTLSEKTAKEAQNPEDATDIQHDQLVSKQLDVNRQLSQQLIAATEESNTLFQQNIRVKNWLDRGLQAERNLKEQIQVLKGSLVLSRILYQQQQSLPQGTLLADIDTRIADLRLEQFDINQQRDDLFKGEDYINQLVAESKEKAGPEVLDALNEIVDMRRELLDQLNKQLSNQLSLSINLQINQQQLTSVYGSLQDTLTQQIFWVNSNKPVDLAWLKAMPEAVRDQLAGLDIKFDGGKLLQGGLNALVFLIPMLLAIGVLRWRYRLIDGHLQKLANDVGQLKRDGQLHTPKAIALTLLKVLPGAALLLGVGFWMYRADFGISDFIWALSQQLALSWLVFGFSYRMLKPGGIAERHFNFGANLCAHYRRQTLRLGLALQPLIFWSVLGEKAPLRLVEDVIGQIVVMLTLALLTVLVFPLCRDSWREKGSHAVRLVVVTALAATPLILLGLMFAGYFYTTLRLASRWIDSLYLFFLWNIVYLTALRGLSVAARRLAYRRALARRQNVAKEGAEGGEPVVEEPPLALDQINQQSLRLTTLVLFAIFASAFYAIWSDLVTVIAYLDSITLWHYTSTVAGSSVSQAVTLGNMMVAIAAVIVAYVLTRNLPGLLEVVVLSRLQLRQGASYAITTVLTYLITAVGAVVALGSLGVSWDKLQWLAAGLTVGLGFGLQEIFANFVSGLIILFERPIRIGDTITIGTFSGSVSKIRIRATTITDFDRKEVIIPNKAFVTERLINWSLSDTITRVLIKVGVAYGSDLDKVKKVLLQAAHDNPRVMTDPEPQVFFLNFGASTLDHELRLYVRELRDRSYTVDELNRSIDRLCRENDIDIAFNQLEVYLHNQQGNEVQEVKRTLSPDEGGQTAADKQ is encoded by the coding sequence ATGCATCGCTGGTTGACTCTGCCTTCTCCGGCGCCGCTCACGTTTGTCGGCGCATGCCGGCGGCGCATCGCCGCCGCGACACTCCTTTTCCTGATTTTTGCGTGCTGCTTGCCGGCACAGGCGGCGCTGAGCGGCGATCTGCCGCAGCGTAGCGAAGTGCAAAGCCAGCTGGAAACGCTGAACAAGCAAAAAGCCCTGACGCCGGTCGAAAAGCTCTCCCAACAGGATTTAACCCGTACGCTAGAGCTGCTGGATGCCATCGAGCGCAACCGACAGGACGCTGCACAGCTTAAACAGCAGGTGCAGCAGGCGCCGGCGAAGCTCAGTCAGGTCACCGCCGAACTGGATGCGTTGAAACGGCCGAGGGACGACGCGGCGGCGCGCGCCGCGCTGTTGCCGCTGTCGCTGCGCCAGCTGGAAAGCCGGCTGTATCAGACGCTCGACGAGCTGCAAAGCGCGCAGGAGAGCCTCTCCACTTACAACAGCCAACTGGTGTCGCTGCAAACGCAGCCCGAGCGGGTGCAGAGCACGATGTACGCCGCTTCGCAACGCCTGCAGGAGATCCGCAGCCAGCTCAGCGGTCAGACGCCGGGGCAAGATTCACTGCGCAACAGCCAGCAGGTGATGCTGAACACCGAGCAGGCGCTGCTTAACGCGCAGCTGGAACTGCAGCGCAAGAGCCTGGAAGCCAACACCACGCTACAAGATCTGCTGCAAAAACAGCGCGATTACACCACGGCGCATATCGACGCGCTGGATCGGTCGGTGCAGCTGCTGCAGGAACTTGTCAACAGCAAGCGCCTGACGCTGTCTGAAAAAACCGCCAAAGAGGCGCAGAACCCGGAAGATGCCACTGATATCCAGCACGATCAGTTGGTCAGCAAGCAGCTGGACGTCAACCGCCAGCTGAGTCAGCAGCTGATCGCCGCCACCGAAGAGAGCAACACCCTGTTCCAGCAAAATATTCGGGTCAAAAACTGGCTCGATCGCGGCCTGCAGGCGGAACGTAACCTGAAAGAGCAGATCCAGGTCCTGAAGGGCAGCCTGGTGCTGTCGCGCATTCTGTATCAACAGCAGCAAAGCCTGCCGCAGGGCACGCTGCTGGCGGATATAGACACACGCATCGCCGATCTGCGGCTGGAGCAGTTCGATATCAATCAGCAACGCGACGATCTGTTCAAGGGTGAGGATTACATCAACCAGCTGGTGGCCGAAAGCAAGGAAAAGGCCGGCCCGGAAGTGCTCGACGCGTTGAACGAGATCGTCGACATGCGCCGCGAGTTGCTGGATCAGTTGAACAAGCAGCTCAGTAACCAGCTGTCGCTGTCGATCAATTTGCAGATCAACCAGCAGCAGCTGACCAGCGTCTACGGTTCATTGCAGGATACGCTGACCCAGCAGATTTTCTGGGTCAACAGCAACAAGCCGGTCGATCTGGCGTGGCTGAAGGCGATGCCGGAGGCGGTGCGCGATCAGCTCGCCGGGCTCGATATCAAGTTTGACGGCGGCAAGCTATTGCAAGGCGGTTTGAATGCGCTGGTGTTCCTGATCCCGATGTTGCTGGCGATAGGCGTATTGCGCTGGCGCTACCGGCTGATCGATGGCCATCTGCAAAAGCTGGCCAATGACGTGGGGCAGCTTAAACGCGACGGCCAGCTGCACACGCCGAAGGCCATCGCGCTGACCTTGCTGAAGGTGCTGCCCGGCGCCGCGCTGCTGCTCGGCGTCGGTTTCTGGATGTATCGTGCGGATTTCGGCATCAGCGACTTTATCTGGGCGCTGTCGCAGCAGCTGGCGCTGTCATGGCTGGTATTCGGTTTCAGCTATCGCATGCTGAAGCCGGGCGGCATCGCCGAGCGGCATTTCAACTTCGGCGCTAATCTGTGCGCGCATTACCGCCGCCAGACGCTGCGGCTGGGGCTGGCGTTGCAGCCGCTGATCTTCTGGTCGGTATTGGGCGAGAAAGCGCCGCTGCGTCTGGTCGAAGACGTCATCGGCCAGATCGTGGTGATGTTGACGCTGGCGCTGCTCACGGTGCTGGTGTTCCCGCTGTGCCGCGACAGCTGGCGTGAAAAGGGCTCGCATGCCGTGCGGCTGGTGGTAGTCACCGCGCTCGCCGCCACGCCGCTGATCCTGCTGGGGTTGATGTTCGCCGGCTACTTCTATACTACGCTGCGGCTGGCCAGCCGCTGGATAGACAGCCTGTATCTGTTCTTCCTGTGGAACATCGTGTACCTGACCGCGCTGCGCGGCCTGAGCGTGGCGGCGCGGCGTCTGGCCTACCGGCGTGCGTTGGCGCGGCGGCAAAATGTGGCGAAGGAGGGGGCCGAAGGCGGCGAGCCGGTGGTGGAAGAGCCGCCGTTGGCGCTCGACCAGATCAACCAGCAGTCGCTGCGCCTGACCACCCTGGTTTTGTTCGCCATTTTCGCCAGCGCCTTCTACGCCATTTGGTCAGATTTGGTGACGGTCATCGCTTACCTGGACAGCATCACGCTGTGGCATTACACCAGCACCGTGGCAGGCAGCAGCGTGTCGCAGGCGGTGACGCTGGGCAACATGATGGTGGCGATTGCTGCGGTGATCGTCGCCTACGTGCTCACCCGCAACCTGCCAGGCTTGCTGGAGGTGGTGGTGCTGTCGCGGCTGCAGCTGAGGCAGGGGGCATCTTATGCCATCACCACCGTGCTCACTTACCTGATCACCGCCGTGGGCGCGGTGGTCGCATTGGGATCGCTGGGCGTTTCCTGGGACAAACTGCAATGGCTGGCCGCCGGTCTGACGGTCGGGCTGGGCTTTGGCCTGCAGGAGATCTTCGCCAACTTCGTCTCTGGCCTGATCATTCTGTTCGAACGCCCGATCCGTATCGGCGATACCATCACCATCGGCACCTTCTCCGGTTCGGTCAGCAAGATCCGCATTCGCGCCACCACCATTACCGACTTCGACCGCAAAGAGGTCATCATTCCGAACAAGGCGTTCGTCACCGAACGGTTGATCAACTGGTCACTGTCCGACACCATCACCCGCGTGCTGATCAAGGTGGGCGTGGCCTACGGTTCCGATCTCGACAAGGTGAAAAAGGTGCTGCTGCAGGCGGCGCACGATAACCCGCGGGTGATGACCGATCCCGAGCCGCAGGTGTTTTTCCTCAACTTCGGCGCCAGTACGCTGGATCACGAACTGCGGCTGTACGTGCGCGAACTGCGCGATCGCAGCTACACCGTGGATGAACTGAACCGCTCAATCGATCGTTTGTGTCGGGAAAACGACATCGACATCGCCTTCAACCAGTTGGAGGTGTATCTGCATAACCAGCAGGGCAATGAAGTGCAGGAAGTGAAAAGAACGTTGTCGCCGGATGAAGGCGGCCAGACGGCGGCGGATAAGCAATGA
- the htpG gene encoding molecular chaperone HtpG — protein sequence MKGQETRGFQSEVKQLLHLMIHSLYSNKEIFLRELISNASDAADKLRFRALSAPELYAGDGELRVRLSFDKEQRTLTIADNGIGMRRDEVIENLGTIAKSGTKAFLESIGSDQAKDSQLIGQFGVGFYSAFIVADKVTVRTRAAGAADDEGVFWESAGEGDYTIADITKETRGTEITLHLREGEDEYLDAWRLRSIIGKYSDHIALPVEIESKNEEDDTVTWEKINKAQALWTRSKADVTDEEYKEFYKHIAHDFTDPLSWSHNRVEGKQEYTSLLYIPAQAPWDMWNRDHKHGLKLYVQRVFIMDDAEQFMPNYLRFVRGLIDSNDLPLNVSREILQDSRVTQNLRGALTKRVLQMLDKLAKDDAEGYQKFWQQFGLVLKEGPAEDNGNQEAIAKLLRFASTHGDSSAQTVSLEEYVGRMAEGQEKIYYITADSYAAAKSSPHLELFRKKGIEVLLLSDRIDEWMMSYLTEFDGKPFQSVSKADETLDKLADETEEQKAAEKQLEPFIERVKTLLGERVKDVRLTHRLTDTPAIVVTDADEMSTQMAKLFAAAGQQAPEVKYIFELNPEHALVKRASDVGDNEHFAEWIDLLLDQALLAERGTLEDPNLFIRRMNKLLSA from the coding sequence ATGAAAGGTCAAGAAACCCGCGGGTTCCAGTCTGAAGTAAAACAGCTGCTTCATCTGATGATCCATTCGCTGTACTCCAACAAAGAAATTTTCCTGCGCGAGCTGATCTCCAACGCCTCTGACGCCGCCGACAAGCTGCGCTTCCGCGCCCTGTCTGCGCCAGAACTGTACGCCGGCGATGGCGAGCTGCGCGTACGTTTGTCCTTCGATAAAGAGCAGCGCACCCTGACTATCGCCGACAACGGCATCGGCATGCGCCGCGACGAAGTGATCGAAAACCTCGGCACCATCGCCAAGTCAGGCACCAAAGCGTTCCTGGAGTCCATCGGCTCCGACCAGGCGAAAGACAGCCAGCTGATTGGCCAGTTCGGCGTCGGTTTCTACTCGGCGTTCATCGTGGCGGACAAAGTGACCGTGCGCACCCGCGCCGCCGGCGCCGCCGATGACGAAGGCGTGTTCTGGGAGTCTGCCGGTGAAGGCGACTACACCATTGCCGACATCACCAAAGAGACTCGCGGCACCGAAATCACCCTGCATCTGCGTGAAGGCGAAGATGAGTACCTCGACGCCTGGCGTCTGCGCTCGATAATCGGCAAATATTCCGATCACATCGCACTGCCGGTGGAGATCGAAAGCAAAAACGAAGAAGACGATACCGTCACCTGGGAGAAGATCAACAAGGCGCAGGCCTTATGGACCCGCAGCAAGGCTGACGTGACGGACGAAGAGTACAAAGAGTTCTACAAGCATATCGCCCACGACTTCACCGATCCGCTGAGCTGGAGCCACAACCGGGTAGAAGGCAAGCAGGAGTACACCAGCCTGCTGTACATCCCGGCGCAGGCGCCGTGGGACATGTGGAACCGCGATCACAAACACGGCTTGAAGCTGTACGTGCAGCGCGTGTTCATCATGGACGACGCTGAGCAGTTCATGCCGAACTATTTGCGTTTCGTGCGCGGCCTGATCGATTCCAACGATCTGCCGCTGAACGTGTCGCGCGAGATCCTGCAAGACAGCCGCGTAACGCAAAACCTGCGCGGCGCGCTGACCAAGCGCGTGTTGCAGATGCTGGATAAGCTGGCCAAAGACGACGCCGAAGGCTACCAGAAATTCTGGCAGCAGTTCGGTCTGGTGCTGAAAGAGGGCCCGGCGGAAGACAACGGCAACCAGGAAGCGATCGCCAAACTGCTGCGCTTTGCCTCCACCCACGGCGACAGCTCGGCGCAGACGGTGTCGCTGGAAGAGTACGTCGGCCGCATGGCGGAAGGGCAGGAGAAGATTTACTACATCACCGCCGACAGCTACGCCGCCGCCAAGAGCAGCCCGCACCTGGAGCTGTTCCGTAAGAAAGGCATTGAAGTGTTGCTGCTGTCCGATCGCATCGACGAATGGATGATGAGCTACCTGACTGAGTTCGACGGCAAGCCGTTCCAGTCGGTCAGCAAAGCGGATGAAACGCTGGATAAACTGGCGGATGAAACCGAAGAGCAGAAGGCCGCCGAGAAGCAGCTGGAGCCGTTCATCGAGCGCGTGAAAACCCTGCTGGGCGAGCGTGTGAAGGATGTGCGCCTGACGCACCGCCTGACCGATACGCCGGCGATCGTGGTGACCGACGCCGATGAAATGAGCACCCAGATGGCCAAGCTGTTTGCCGCCGCCGGTCAGCAGGCACCGGAAGTGAAGTACATTTTCGAGCTTAATCCGGAGCATGCGTTGGTCAAACGAGCATCCGACGTGGGCGATAACGAACATTTCGCCGAATGGATCGACCTGTTATTGGATCAGGCGCTGCTGGCCGAACGCGGCACGCTGGAGGATCCGAACCTGTTCATCCGTCGCATGAATAAGTTGCTGTCCGCCTAA
- the dnaX gene encoding DNA polymerase III subunit gamma/tau encodes MSYQVLARKWRPQTFADVVGQEHVLTALANGLSLGRIHHAYLFSGTRGVGKTTIARLLAKGLNCETGITATPCGQCDNCREIEQGRFVDLIEIDAASRTKVEDTRDLLDNVQYAPARGRFKVYLIDEVHMLSRHSFNALLKTLEEPPSHVKFLLATTDPQKLPVTILSRCLQFHLKALDVDQIRQQLETVLTAEQITSDARALQLLARAADGSMRDALSLTDQAIAMGQGQVTAATVSQMLGTLDDEQPLAILEALVSADGEKVMAQVAQAASRGVDWENLLVETLALLHRIAMVQLLPSMLDNHYAAVEQRLRELARTLPPVDVQLYYQTLLVGRKELAYAPDRRMGVEMTLLRALAFHPKAVIPEPVALVPTAPAPMAQPQAAAPQQPPQFQDAPPPLGQPAAPQRQSSTPLPDATAQLLKARSQLQRQQGASTPKKNEPAAPGIARPANSALGRLASVTERSQQRLAEKKVPEKPAKPEAYRWRAQTEPEAAPEPLATPKALRTALEHEKTPELAAKLVVESLERDAWAAEIDKLKIPKLVQQLALNAFKQQPEAGKICLHLRSSQRHLNSPSAQKTLAEALGELYGSPIELTVIEDDNPAERTPLEWRQAIYEEKLAQARQSIVADTHIQTLCRFFDADLDEESIRPL; translated from the coding sequence ATGAGCTATCAGGTTCTCGCCCGTAAGTGGCGCCCTCAAACGTTCGCAGACGTGGTCGGCCAGGAACATGTCCTGACCGCGCTGGCCAACGGCCTCTCGCTGGGGCGGATCCATCACGCCTATCTGTTCTCGGGTACCCGCGGCGTGGGGAAAACCACCATCGCGCGCCTGCTGGCCAAAGGCCTGAACTGTGAAACCGGCATCACCGCCACGCCGTGCGGCCAATGCGACAACTGCCGCGAGATCGAGCAGGGCCGCTTCGTCGATCTGATCGAGATCGACGCCGCTTCCCGAACCAAGGTGGAAGATACCCGCGATCTGCTGGACAACGTCCAGTACGCACCGGCACGCGGCCGCTTCAAGGTCTACCTGATCGACGAAGTGCACATGCTCTCGCGTCACAGCTTCAATGCGTTGCTGAAGACGCTGGAAGAGCCGCCGTCGCATGTCAAATTCCTGTTGGCCACCACCGATCCGCAAAAGTTGCCGGTGACCATTCTCTCGCGCTGTCTGCAGTTCCATCTCAAGGCGCTGGATGTCGATCAGATCCGCCAGCAGTTGGAAACGGTGCTGACGGCGGAGCAGATCACCAGCGACGCCCGCGCGCTGCAGCTGCTGGCGCGCGCCGCCGACGGCAGCATGCGCGATGCGCTGAGCCTGACCGATCAGGCGATCGCCATGGGGCAGGGGCAGGTGACCGCCGCCACCGTCAGCCAGATGCTCGGCACGCTCGATGACGAGCAGCCGCTGGCGATACTCGAAGCGCTGGTCAGCGCCGACGGAGAAAAGGTGATGGCGCAGGTCGCGCAGGCCGCTTCGCGCGGCGTGGACTGGGAAAACCTGCTGGTGGAGACGCTGGCATTGCTGCACCGCATTGCGATGGTGCAACTGCTGCCTTCGATGCTCGACAACCACTACGCCGCCGTGGAACAACGGCTGCGCGAGCTGGCGCGCACCCTGCCGCCGGTGGATGTACAGCTCTATTATCAGACGCTGTTGGTGGGCCGCAAAGAGCTGGCCTATGCACCGGATCGCCGCATGGGGGTTGAGATGACCCTGCTGCGTGCGCTGGCGTTTCATCCGAAAGCGGTGATCCCGGAGCCGGTGGCGTTGGTGCCGACAGCTCCGGCACCGATGGCGCAGCCGCAGGCCGCCGCACCGCAACAGCCGCCACAGTTTCAGGACGCGCCGCCGCCGTTAGGGCAACCGGCCGCGCCACAGCGACAATCATCGACGCCATTACCGGATGCCACCGCCCAGCTCTTGAAAGCGCGGTCCCAGCTGCAGCGGCAGCAGGGAGCATCCACACCAAAAAAGAATGAGCCGGCGGCGCCAGGAATAGCGCGGCCGGCAAACTCGGCGCTGGGGCGTTTGGCTTCTGTGACCGAGCGTAGCCAGCAGCGTCTGGCAGAGAAGAAGGTGCCGGAAAAACCGGCTAAGCCGGAAGCTTATCGCTGGCGCGCACAGACCGAGCCGGAAGCGGCGCCGGAACCGCTGGCGACGCCGAAAGCGCTGCGCACGGCGTTGGAGCACGAGAAAACGCCGGAGCTGGCCGCCAAACTGGTGGTGGAGTCGCTGGAGCGCGATGCCTGGGCTGCGGAAATCGACAAGCTGAAGATCCCGAAACTGGTGCAGCAACTGGCGTTGAACGCCTTCAAGCAGCAGCCGGAAGCGGGCAAGATTTGCCTCCATCTGCGCTCTTCGCAGCGTCATCTGAATTCGCCTTCGGCGCAGAAGACGTTGGCCGAAGCGCTCGGTGAGCTGTACGGCAGCCCGATCGAGCTGACCGTGATAGAGGACGATAATCCGGCGGAGCGCACCCCGCTGGAGTGGCGACAAGCCATCTATGAAGAAAAGCTGGCGCAGGCGCGCCAGTCCATCGTTGCGGATACCCATATTCAGACGCTGTGCCGGTTCTTCGACGCGGATCTGGATGAAGAGAGTATTCGCCCCCTTTAA
- the adk gene encoding adenylate kinase, whose translation MRIILLGAPGAGKGTQAQFIMEKYGIPQISTGDMLRAAVKAGSELGKQAKEIMDAGKLVTDELVIALVKERIAQEDCRKGFLLDGFPRTIPQADAMKEAGINVDFVLEFDVPDELIVDRIVGRRVHAPSGRVYHVKFNPPQVEGKDDVTGEELTTRKDDQEETVRKRLVEYHQMTAPLISYYSKEAAAGNTQYRKIDGTRKVAEVSAELATILG comes from the coding sequence ATGCGTATCATTCTGCTGGGCGCTCCGGGCGCTGGTAAAGGTACTCAGGCTCAATTCATCATGGAGAAATACGGCATTCCGCAAATCTCCACCGGTGATATGTTGCGCGCAGCCGTGAAGGCCGGCAGTGAACTGGGCAAGCAGGCGAAAGAGATCATGGACGCCGGCAAGCTGGTGACCGATGAGCTGGTGATCGCGCTGGTCAAAGAGCGCATCGCTCAGGAAGATTGCCGCAAGGGCTTCCTGCTGGACGGTTTCCCACGCACCATTCCGCAAGCTGACGCAATGAAAGAAGCCGGCATCAACGTGGACTTCGTGCTGGAGTTCGACGTGCCGGACGAGCTGATCGTTGACCGCATCGTTGGCCGCCGCGTGCACGCGCCGTCCGGCCGCGTATACCACGTGAAGTTCAATCCGCCGCAGGTGGAAGGTAAAGACGACGTGACCGGCGAAGAGCTGACCACGCGCAAGGACGATCAGGAAGAGACCGTGCGCAAGCGCCTGGTGGAATACCATCAGATGACCGCGCCGCTGATCTCTTACTACAGCAAAGAAGCGGCAGCGGGCAACACCCAATACCGCAAAATCGACGGCACCCGCAAGGTCGCCGAAGTGAGCGCAGAGCTGGCGACCATCCTCGGTTGA
- the rsmS gene encoding pleiotropic regulatory protein RsmS: MSLENASPELQLAVDLIYLLECNEIDPVTALAALDIVKRDYQEKLQRAGVTSPYLPAGQ; encoded by the coding sequence ATGTCTCTGGAAAACGCCTCACCCGAACTGCAGCTGGCGGTAGACTTGATTTACCTGCTGGAGTGCAACGAGATCGATCCGGTCACCGCGCTGGCGGCGCTGGATATCGTCAAACGGGACTATCAGGAAAAACTGCAGCGCGCCGGCGTCACCTCTCCCTATCTGCCTGCCGGACAGTAA
- the priC gene encoding primosomal replication protein PriC produces the protein MSTQRLLQVLAQQIAALAAEVTPRGDVPIPQARFDAALFANRGTRLRDYLAEVEKNFTQLQNAANDSRTSQVAFLAEKLVAQIAALQRELATQALRRKNQPKEAPEPDLYHKLAEHQDYERRLIAMIQDRESLLGRQTTLAAQQKLQHELAALEGRLMRCRQALARIERNIERKENGF, from the coding sequence GTGAGCACTCAGCGTCTATTACAGGTGTTGGCACAACAGATCGCGGCGCTGGCAGCCGAAGTGACACCGCGCGGCGATGTACCCATCCCGCAGGCGCGCTTCGACGCCGCCCTGTTCGCCAATCGCGGCACGCGGCTGCGCGACTACCTGGCCGAGGTGGAGAAGAATTTCACCCAGCTGCAAAACGCCGCCAACGACAGCCGCACCAGCCAGGTGGCCTTTCTGGCCGAAAAACTGGTGGCTCAGATCGCCGCCCTGCAGCGCGAGCTGGCAACCCAGGCGCTGCGGCGCAAGAACCAGCCGAAGGAAGCCCCCGAACCCGATCTTTACCACAAACTGGCCGAGCATCAGGACTACGAACGCCGACTGATCGCCATGATTCAAGATCGGGAAAGCCTGCTCGGCCGCCAGACCACGCTGGCGGCGCAGCAAAAGCTGCAGCACGAACTGGCGGCGCTGGAGGGACGCTTGATGCGCTGCCGTCAGGCGCTGGCGCGCATCGAGCGCAATATCGAGCGCAAAGAAAACGGTTTTTGA
- the recR gene encoding recombination mediator RecR: MQTSPLLESLMEALRCLPGVGPKSAQRMAFQLLQRDRSGGMRLAQALTRAMSEIGHCADCRTFTEQDVCTICANPRRQQNGQICVVESPADIHAIEQTGQFAGRYFVLMGHLSPLDGIGPGDIGLDRLEQRLEKESITEVILATNPTVEGEATANYIAEMCGQYGVLASRIAHGVPVGGELEMVDGTTLSHSLAGRHAIKF, encoded by the coding sequence ATGCAAACCAGCCCGCTCCTTGAATCCCTGATGGAGGCGTTGCGCTGCCTGCCGGGCGTTGGCCCGAAGTCGGCGCAGCGCATGGCGTTTCAGCTGCTGCAGCGCGATCGCAGCGGCGGCATGCGCCTGGCACAGGCGTTGACGCGCGCGATGTCGGAGATCGGTCACTGCGCCGACTGCCGCACCTTCACCGAACAGGACGTCTGCACCATCTGCGCCAATCCGCGCCGCCAGCAAAACGGCCAGATTTGCGTGGTGGAAAGCCCGGCGGATATCCACGCCATCGAGCAGACCGGCCAGTTTGCCGGGCGCTACTTTGTGCTGATGGGCCATCTGTCGCCGCTGGACGGCATCGGGCCGGGCGATATCGGTCTGGATCGCCTGGAGCAACGGCTGGAAAAGGAAAGCATCACCGAAGTGATCCTCGCCACCAACCCGACGGTGGAAGGGGAAGCGACCGCTAACTACATCGCTGAGATGTGCGGCCAGTATGGCGTGCTCGCTAGTCGCATCGCCCACGGCGTGCCGGTGGGCGGTGAGCTGGAGATGGTCGACGGCACCACGCTGTCGCATTCGCTGGCCGGGCGCCACGCCATCAAGTTCTGA
- a CDS encoding YbaB/EbfC family nucleoid-associated protein, which yields MFGKGGLGNLMKQAQQMQEKMQQMQEEVAKLEVTGESGAGLVKVTINGAHNCRRVEIDPSLMEDDKEMLEDLIAAAFNDAARRIEETQKEKMASVSSGMQLPPGFKMPF from the coding sequence ATGTTTGGTAAAGGCGGTCTGGGCAACCTGATGAAGCAAGCCCAGCAAATGCAAGAAAAAATGCAGCAGATGCAGGAAGAAGTCGCCAAATTGGAAGTGACTGGCGAATCTGGCGCGGGCCTGGTGAAAGTCACCATCAACGGCGCGCACAACTGCCGCCGCGTGGAGATCGATCCTAGCCTGATGGAAGACGACAAAGAGATGCTGGAAGATTTGATCGCCGCCGCGTTTAACGACGCCGCGCGCCGCATCGAAGAGACCCAGAAAGAGAAAATGGCTTCCGTCTCCAGCGGTATGCAGTTGCCGCCTGGCTTCAAGATGCCGTTCTGA
- a CDS encoding DUF454 family protein, with translation MTRGLLIILGWLAVVLATLGVVLPLLPTTPFLLLAAWCFARSSPRFHHWLLHRSWFGPYLRHWQQHRALPPGAKWRAVLVIVLTFACSLWLVKIWWVRGLLLLMLAILLTFMLRLPVIDLSQQKQR, from the coding sequence ATGACGCGTGGGTTATTGATCATTTTAGGATGGCTGGCGGTGGTGCTGGCGACGCTGGGCGTGGTGCTGCCGCTGCTGCCGACTACGCCATTCCTGCTGTTGGCCGCCTGGTGTTTCGCCCGCTCTTCGCCGCGCTTTCATCACTGGCTGCTGCACCGCTCCTGGTTCGGCCCGTATCTGCGCCACTGGCAGCAGCATCGCGCGTTGCCGCCGGGGGCGAAGTGGAGGGCGGTGCTGGTGATCGTGCTTACCTTTGCCTGCTCGCTGTGGCTGGTGAAAATCTGGTGGGTGCGCGGGCTGTTGCTGCTGATGTTGGCTATTTTGCTGACCTTTATGCTGCGCCTGCCGGTTATTGACCTGTCGCAACAAAAACAACGCTGA